The following proteins are encoded in a genomic region of Betaproteobacteria bacterium:
- a CDS encoding DNA repair exonuclease: MPRFLHTADWQIGRRYSQFPDEDAVPLAEARLAAVETIAKLAAEHGVDAVLVAGDVFDAQTVSDRTVRRLFAALAAYAGPWVMIPGNHDAALTESVWSRAHRLGAVPPNVHAALKPGIVDFEAQGFAVLAAPLTQRHTHDDLTAWFDTAETPSGRVRVGLAHGSVEGVLAEDIDSPNPIAAGRAVSARLDYLALGDWHGCKRIDERTWYSGTPEPDRFKDNEPGFALRVEVDGPGAIPRITRLETARHAWGNWSHAIGVPSDVDALCARLSGVSARDVLDIRVEGRVDLDALARVSEALDRAVAVARALNADLSLLRLQPTPEDIARLNADGYVGDTLAELRSLQEGSDAAVDPAVADRALMLLAGMLLERHDGAADA, encoded by the coding sequence TTGCCCCGCTTCCTGCACACGGCCGACTGGCAGATCGGCCGGCGCTACAGCCAGTTTCCCGACGAGGACGCCGTGCCTCTGGCCGAGGCACGCCTGGCGGCCGTGGAGACGATCGCGAAGCTCGCGGCGGAACATGGCGTGGATGCCGTGCTCGTGGCCGGCGACGTGTTCGACGCGCAGACGGTCTCGGACCGCACCGTGCGCCGGCTCTTTGCCGCGCTGGCGGCGTACGCGGGACCCTGGGTGATGATCCCCGGCAACCACGATGCGGCACTCACGGAAAGCGTGTGGTCGCGCGCCCATCGGCTGGGCGCCGTACCGCCGAACGTGCATGCGGCGCTCAAGCCGGGCATCGTCGACTTCGAGGCACAAGGCTTCGCCGTGCTCGCCGCCCCGCTCACGCAACGGCACACGCACGACGATCTCACGGCGTGGTTCGATACCGCCGAAACACCCTCGGGCAGGGTTCGCGTTGGCCTCGCCCACGGCAGCGTGGAGGGCGTGCTGGCCGAGGACATCGACTCCCCCAACCCCATCGCGGCCGGCCGCGCCGTCTCCGCGCGTCTGGATTACCTCGCGCTGGGCGACTGGCACGGGTGCAAGCGCATCGACGAGCGCACGTGGTACAGCGGCACGCCCGAGCCCGATCGCTTCAAGGACAACGAGCCCGGGTTCGCCCTGCGGGTGGAGGTCGACGGTCCGGGCGCGATCCCGCGGATCACCCGCCTGGAAACGGCGCGGCACGCGTGGGGAAACTGGAGTCACGCGATCGGCGTCCCCAGCGACGTGGATGCGCTCTGCGCCCGCCTTTCCGGCGTCAGCGCCCGTGACGTGCTGGACATCCGCGTGGAGGGGCGCGTGGATCTGGATGCGCTCGCCCGTGTCAGCGAAGCGCTCGACCGTGCCGTGGCGGTCGCCCGCGCGCTGAACGCGGATCTCTCTCTGCTGCGTCTGCAGCCCACGCCGGAGGACATCGCCCGCCTGAACGCCGACGGCTACGTCGGGGACACCCTGGCCGAGCTGCGTTCGCTGCAGGAAGGAAGCGATGCGGCTGTCGACCCCGCCGTGGCCGACCGCGCACTGATGCTGCTGGCCGGCATGCTGCTGGAACGTCACGACGGCGCGGCGGACGCATGA
- a CDS encoding AAA family ATPase, with amino-acid sequence MRLARIRVEQLRQFREPFELAGLEPGLNVFAGPNEAGKSTLVRALRAAFFERYRSNSVDDLRPWEDAAASPSVEIDFAAGGTDYRLRKTFLRRHRCELFAGARRLEGEDAERELAQLLGYDYAQRGASKEEHWGIPGLLWIEQGATHRIHDPVKHATDYLRNALGESVSEIASSQGDDVIERVRRERAKLLTATGQQTGDYRKAIDAFDAARERLQALDDRTAQYRRQVDELEALRLEDAAQARAKPWEADARAADEARTKLAELNTLRDRVASNAARIDPLQKHAMLLQQKLDSHEAARAASRDREEALARAKLEAERAEASVARWTAEQAIARADEQRAAAVLAAVRDLERRGELARRVQDLTRRIGETEDRLSRAQAHQARVLELRRLAAASFIEPEFVSTLRNRHEALRDLRMKQAAMATRIVFDLRPDARLTLDGETLAERGERLLTVPARLDIADVGSIAIQPGGTDLAELARDLARCEDDIAAALRSIGAASLEEVEERRTKHEDARRDATHTEKLLQTEAPRGIDALRTECEEMRVQRETAEAQWASLPSAPAEGSDAPSPADAKMRHDAALQRLADVENQLVREQHARTAAASRADAAARELALARARIEDPKRAEEEQQDFRALESARSELATLTREVSAQQDELARAHPDILEQDVERFRRSAELAQRAFSDRQGRMLLLQGQLESAGAEGIEEERAGQAALVEAATRRLSELRLQAQALDLLLKLLEAKRAELTRRLQSPLRRHLDRYLQLLFPGATLELGEDLVPQRITRKDDSGDTSGDVESLSYGAREQMGVITRLAYADLLKEAGRPTLIILDDALVHSDDQRLAQMKRVLFDAAHRHQVLLFTCHPEAWRDLGVAPRRIGRDAMAG; translated from the coding sequence ATGAGACTCGCGCGCATCCGCGTGGAACAGCTGCGGCAGTTCCGCGAACCCTTCGAACTCGCCGGTCTGGAGCCGGGGCTCAACGTGTTCGCCGGTCCCAACGAAGCGGGCAAGAGCACCCTGGTGCGTGCCCTGCGCGCGGCCTTCTTCGAGCGGTACCGTTCCAACAGCGTGGACGATCTGCGGCCGTGGGAGGACGCCGCCGCCTCGCCCTCCGTCGAGATCGACTTCGCGGCGGGCGGGACGGACTACCGGCTGCGCAAGACGTTCCTCCGGCGGCACCGCTGCGAGTTGTTCGCCGGTGCGCGCCGTCTGGAAGGCGAGGACGCCGAACGCGAGCTGGCGCAGCTGCTCGGCTACGACTACGCGCAGCGCGGCGCGAGCAAGGAGGAGCACTGGGGCATCCCGGGCCTGTTGTGGATCGAGCAGGGCGCCACCCATCGCATCCACGATCCCGTGAAGCACGCGACGGACTATCTGCGCAACGCGCTCGGCGAGTCGGTGAGCGAGATCGCGTCGAGCCAGGGGGACGACGTCATCGAGCGTGTGCGGCGCGAGCGGGCGAAGCTGCTGACCGCCACGGGGCAGCAGACCGGCGACTACCGCAAGGCCATCGATGCGTTCGACGCGGCCCGCGAGCGCCTTCAGGCACTGGACGACCGCACCGCGCAATATCGCCGGCAGGTGGACGAGCTGGAGGCTCTGCGTCTGGAAGACGCGGCGCAGGCGCGTGCGAAACCATGGGAGGCCGACGCGCGTGCCGCGGACGAGGCCCGGACGAAACTCGCCGAACTGAACACCTTGCGCGACCGCGTGGCGTCGAACGCCGCCCGGATCGACCCGCTGCAGAAGCACGCGATGCTCTTGCAGCAGAAGCTTGATTCGCACGAGGCAGCCCGTGCGGCTTCGAGGGACCGCGAGGAGGCTCTCGCCAGGGCGAAGCTCGAGGCCGAACGCGCCGAGGCGTCCGTGGCGCGCTGGACGGCCGAACAGGCGATCGCGCGAGCCGACGAACAGCGCGCCGCGGCAGTGCTCGCCGCGGTGCGCGATCTCGAGAGGCGTGGAGAACTCGCACGGCGAGTGCAGGATCTCACCCGGCGCATCGGCGAGACTGAGGACCGCCTGTCGCGTGCGCAAGCTCACCAGGCACGCGTCCTCGAATTGCGCCGGCTCGCGGCGGCGTCCTTCATCGAGCCCGAGTTCGTATCGACACTGCGCAACCGCCATGAGGCATTGCGGGATCTGCGCATGAAGCAGGCAGCGATGGCCACGCGGATCGTGTTCGATCTGCGGCCCGACGCGCGCCTGACGCTCGATGGCGAGACCCTCGCGGAGCGAGGCGAACGCCTCCTGACCGTACCCGCCCGGCTCGACATCGCGGACGTCGGCAGCATCGCCATCCAGCCCGGCGGCACCGATCTGGCCGAGCTCGCCCGAGACCTCGCCCGGTGCGAGGACGACATCGCAGCCGCGCTGCGGAGCATCGGGGCGGCTTCGCTCGAGGAAGTGGAAGAGCGCCGTACGAAGCACGAGGATGCGCGCCGGGACGCCACCCACACGGAGAAGCTGCTTCAAACCGAGGCGCCGCGTGGAATCGACGCACTCCGGACGGAATGCGAGGAGATGCGGGTTCAGCGTGAGACCGCAGAAGCGCAGTGGGCGAGCCTGCCGTCCGCGCCTGCGGAAGGATCTGACGCGCCCTCCCCGGCCGACGCGAAGATGCGCCACGACGCTGCGCTCCAGCGCCTGGCCGACGTCGAGAACCAGTTGGTGCGCGAGCAACATGCGCGGACTGCCGCGGCATCGCGTGCGGACGCGGCTGCACGGGAGCTGGCGCTCGCCCGCGCCCGGATCGAAGACCCGAAAAGGGCGGAAGAGGAACAGCAGGATTTTCGCGCGCTCGAATCGGCGAGAAGCGAACTCGCCACGCTCACCCGCGAGGTGTCCGCTCAGCAGGATGAACTCGCCCGCGCCCACCCGGACATCCTCGAACAGGACGTGGAACGATTCCGGCGCAGCGCGGAACTCGCGCAGCGGGCGTTTTCCGACCGCCAGGGGAGGATGCTGCTCCTGCAGGGCCAGCTCGAAAGCGCGGGCGCCGAAGGCATCGAAGAAGAGCGCGCGGGGCAGGCCGCGCTGGTCGAAGCCGCCACGCGCCGGTTGTCGGAGCTTCGACTGCAGGCGCAGGCCCTGGATCTGCTGCTGAAACTGCTGGAAGCGAAGCGCGCCGAACTCACGCGCCGTCTGCAATCTCCCCTCCGCCGCCACCTCGACCGCTACCTGCAACTGCTCTTTCCCGGCGCAACGCTGGAGCTGGGCGAGGACCTCGTGCCGCAGCGGATCACGCGCAAGGACGACAGCGGCGACACCTCAGGCGACGTGGAATCGCTGAGTTACGGCGCGCGGGAGCAAATGGGTGTCATCACGCGGCTCGCCTACGCCGATCTGCTGAAGGAAGCCGGACGCCCCACGCTCATCATCCTGGACGATGCACTGGTCCACAGCGACGACCAACGGCTGGCGCAGATGAAACGCGTGCTGTTCGACGCTGCGCACCGCCATCAGGTGCTGCTGTTCACCTGCCATCCGGAGGCGTGGCGGGATCTGGGGGTGGCGCCGAGGCGGATTGGGCGGGATGCCATGGCGGGGTGA